In Bordetella holmesii ATCC 51541, the following proteins share a genomic window:
- a CDS encoding ABC transporter family protein — MIETVEGHVDIAALHVQSQACEHFAVFCGQLQQARGGQARLAAYGLWLVQAAAGAAVVAVLWFGLPALAAGQVSGPLLAGLLLATLGIFEVAGPIMRGVSRLGAARAAARRIGELTRAEPDLRDPAEPQALPEHGELRAQGLRFAYPGREQAVLDGVDLMLAPGERIGIVGPSGSGKSTLLHLLLRLEDPQAGAVTLGGCDLRHAAQADIHRRIALLSQDSPVFLGSLRSNLLIGAPEADEAALWQALASARLADFTRGLPQGLDTWVGEGGAGLSAGQARRLCLARVLLSAADIILLDEPTAGLDRPNEEAFLGDLAHACASRAVVLATHARLPEGAVHRVLALQDGHLI; from the coding sequence GTGATCGAGACCGTCGAAGGCCATGTGGATATTGCCGCCCTGCATGTTCAGTCGCAGGCCTGCGAACACTTTGCCGTTTTCTGTGGCCAGTTGCAGCAGGCGCGAGGGGGACAAGCCCGGCTGGCCGCCTATGGGCTGTGGCTGGTTCAGGCGGCGGCGGGAGCCGCGGTGGTCGCCGTGTTGTGGTTTGGCCTGCCGGCCTTGGCTGCCGGTCAGGTCTCCGGCCCGCTGCTGGCAGGGTTGTTGTTGGCCACGCTGGGGATTTTCGAGGTGGCCGGACCCATCATGCGTGGTGTGTCACGCCTGGGCGCCGCGCGTGCTGCCGCGCGTCGTATCGGCGAGCTCACGCGCGCCGAACCTGACCTGCGCGACCCGGCCGAGCCGCAGGCCTTACCCGAGCATGGCGAACTGCGTGCTCAGGGATTGCGGTTTGCCTACCCTGGCCGCGAGCAAGCCGTTCTCGATGGGGTGGACCTGATGCTCGCACCCGGAGAGCGTATCGGCATCGTCGGGCCAAGCGGCAGTGGCAAGTCCACCTTGCTGCATCTGCTGTTACGGCTCGAAGATCCACAAGCCGGCGCGGTAACGCTCGGCGGCTGCGACTTGCGGCACGCCGCCCAGGCCGATATTCACCGGCGCATTGCGCTTCTGTCACAAGACTCCCCCGTCTTTCTGGGCAGTCTGCGCAGCAACCTATTGATAGGTGCGCCCGAGGCTGACGAGGCCGCGTTGTGGCAGGCGCTGGCGTCGGCGCGTCTGGCAGACTTCACCCGAGGGCTGCCCCAGGGCTTGGATACCTGGGTGGGCGAAGGCGGGGCGGGGCTGTCGGCCGGTCAGGCCAGGCGCCTGTGCCTGGCGCGGGTCTTGTTGTCGGCGGCCGATATCATTTTGCTGGATGAGCCGACTGCGGGGCTGGATCGTCCCAATGAAGAGGCCTTTCTGGGGGATCTGGCTCACGCCTGCGCATCCCGCGCCGTGGTGCTCGCCACGCATGCACGCCTGCCCGAAGGCGCAGTCCATCGTGTTCTCGCGCTGCAGGATGGACATTTGATCTGA
- the apt gene encoding adenine phosphoribosyltransferase: MQTDYAEVIRRTIRSVSDWPAPGVTFRDITPVLQDPRTFRALIDLFVYRYMRQRLDLVAGVDARGFILGSVLAYELNLGFVPVRKKGKLPYRTVAEEYTLEYGNATVEMHTDAVRTGQRVVLIDDLIATGGTMVAAIKLLQRLGANVVEAAAVIDLPYLNGSQHIAGTGTPLYTVCQFSQTE; the protein is encoded by the coding sequence ATGCAGACCGATTATGCCGAGGTCATACGGCGCACCATACGCAGCGTCTCTGATTGGCCTGCTCCCGGGGTCACCTTTCGTGACATCACGCCGGTGCTTCAGGATCCACGCACCTTCCGCGCCTTGATCGATCTGTTCGTCTACCGCTACATGCGTCAACGGCTGGATCTGGTGGCGGGCGTGGACGCGCGCGGCTTCATTCTAGGCAGCGTGCTGGCTTATGAGCTGAATCTGGGTTTCGTTCCGGTGCGCAAGAAAGGCAAGCTTCCCTACCGCACCGTCGCCGAGGAGTACACGCTCGAGTACGGCAACGCCACAGTCGAGATGCATACCGATGCGGTGCGCACCGGCCAGCGCGTGGTCCTGATTGACGACTTGATCGCGACGGGCGGGACGATGGTTGCGGCCATCAAGCTGCTGCAGCGACTGGGTGCCAATGTGGTAGAGGCCGCTGCGGTGATCGATCTGCCATATCTCAACGGCTCGCAACATATCGCCGGTACCGGCACGCCACTCTATACGGTCTGCCAGTTTTCGCAGACGGAGTAG
- a CDS encoding bacterial regulatory helix-turn-helix, lysR family protein, whose protein sequence is MDIQLNDIALFVEVAKRKNFSHAAEGLGIPTSTLSRRVSELERNIGMKLLNRSTRRIDLTEAGAVYFERCRHIVEEARVAHEQLQDMAAQPKGRLRISMPTSLAQLFLPIVIRDFREQYPDIECDFDLSMRPIDPISNPFDLVLRFGPQPDSSLIAKQIVLMTQQLYASPQYLEQHGEPRVPADLGHHECLRPAMNEAFSYWVLHSGDKVERVQVTGRLAANNVGMLGRLASQGMGITPLLVFDAMERAIAQSGLVRVLPQWSLTPMPLFALLPSRRIPAKTRAFLDFIQPRLTDA, encoded by the coding sequence ATGGACATCCAGCTCAACGACATCGCCTTGTTTGTCGAAGTCGCCAAGCGCAAAAACTTCAGCCACGCGGCCGAGGGCTTGGGTATCCCGACGTCCACCCTGTCGCGCCGCGTCAGTGAACTGGAGCGCAATATCGGTATGAAGCTGCTCAATCGCAGCACACGCCGCATCGACCTCACCGAAGCCGGAGCGGTGTACTTCGAGCGCTGCCGCCACATCGTCGAAGAGGCACGCGTGGCACACGAACAACTTCAGGACATGGCCGCCCAACCCAAGGGCCGCCTGCGCATCTCGATGCCGACCAGTCTTGCGCAGTTGTTCCTGCCCATCGTGATCCGCGATTTTCGCGAACAGTATCCGGACATCGAATGCGATTTTGATCTGAGCATGCGGCCCATCGATCCCATCAGCAATCCGTTCGATCTGGTGCTGCGCTTCGGGCCGCAACCGGACTCCAGTCTCATCGCCAAGCAGATCGTGCTCATGACGCAGCAACTCTATGCGTCGCCCCAATACCTGGAGCAGCATGGCGAGCCGCGCGTGCCCGCAGACCTGGGGCATCACGAATGCCTGCGCCCGGCCATGAATGAAGCGTTCTCATATTGGGTGCTGCATTCGGGCGACAAAGTCGAACGTGTGCAGGTCACAGGCAGGCTGGCCGCCAACAATGTAGGCATGCTGGGCCGCCTTGCCAGTCAGGGCATGGGCATCACACCGCTATTGGTGTTTGACGCCATGGAGCGGGCGATCGCGCAAAGCGGCCTGGTTCGGGTGTTGCCGCAATGGAGCCTGACACCCATGCCGCTGTTCGCTTTGCTGCCCTCGCGGCGCATACCCGCCAAGACGCGGGCATTCCTGGACTTTATCCAGCCGCGGCTCACCGACGCCTGA
- a CDS encoding outer membrane porin protein encodes MASKFLGSIDPFSISYNTANLGTTFSSANTMRLDNMVLYQTPSMSGFKFGIGYAFNADDTQDSNGRKGFQTNDNNRVLTTGLQYLNGPLNVAVVYDRLNLSNNTTGGKTADSVQTYAIGASYDLEVVKLAAAFGQTRDGWFVGQDMGTTPTGMEKFDSFRGADGFRANSYMIGATVPLGRHAVFGSWQRATPNNDKLTGDDATFNVYSLGYTYDLSKRTNLYAYASYGDNYAFQRDAKDMAFAVGIRHRF; translated from the coding sequence ATGGCATCCAAGTTCCTCGGTTCGATCGATCCGTTCTCGATCAGCTACAACACCGCTAACCTGGGTACCACGTTCAGCTCCGCGAACACGATGCGTCTGGACAACATGGTCCTGTATCAAACCCCGAGCATGAGCGGCTTCAAGTTCGGTATCGGCTACGCCTTCAACGCCGATGATACGCAAGACAGCAACGGCCGTAAGGGCTTCCAGACCAACGACAACAACCGCGTTCTGACGACTGGCCTTCAGTACCTGAATGGTCCGTTGAATGTGGCGGTGGTCTACGACCGTCTGAACCTGAGCAACAACACCACCGGCGGCAAGACGGCTGATTCGGTGCAGACCTACGCCATCGGCGCTTCGTACGATCTCGAAGTGGTCAAGCTGGCTGCTGCCTTCGGCCAGACCCGCGACGGCTGGTTCGTCGGCCAGGATATGGGCACGACCCCGACCGGCATGGAAAAATTCGACTCCTTCCGTGGTGCTGACGGCTTCCGCGCCAACTCGTACATGATCGGCGCCACCGTGCCCCTGGGTCGTCACGCCGTGTTCGGTTCCTGGCAGCGCGCCACCCCGAACAACGACAAGCTCACGGGCGATGACGCAACGTTCAACGTGTACAGCCTGGGTTACACCTATGACCTGAGCAAGCGTACGAACCTGTACGCCTACGCTTCGTACGGCGACAACTACGCCTTCCAACGTGACGCCAAGGATATGGCGTTCGCGGTCGGTATTCGTCACCGGTTCTAA